In Sphingomonas psychrotolerans, the following proteins share a genomic window:
- a CDS encoding L-rhamnose mutarotase has product MARRHCFALDLVDDAALIAEYEARHAPGAVWPAVLAHIAAQGVEAMEIWRTGDRMVMIAEVADDYPRAVAAPAEIAEWETLMWRFQRALPHAVPGEKWVPMQRIFAFGDQQ; this is encoded by the coding sequence ATGGCACGGCGGCATTGCTTCGCGCTCGATCTTGTCGACGATGCCGCGCTCATCGCCGAATATGAGGCGCGGCATGCGCCCGGCGCGGTGTGGCCGGCGGTGCTCGCGCATATCGCGGCGCAGGGCGTCGAGGCGATGGAAATCTGGCGCACCGGCGACCGGATGGTGATGATCGCCGAAGTCGCCGACGACTATCCCCGTGCCGTCGCGGCGCCCGCCGAGATCGCCGAATGGGAGACGCTGATGTGGCGCTTCCAGCGCGCGCTGCCGCACGCCGTCCCGGGCGAAAAATGGGTGCCGATGCAGCGCATCTTCGCGTTTGGCGACCAGCAGTGA
- a CDS encoding SDR family oxidoreductase translates to MTGRLAGKTALITGAAHGIGRATAERYIQEGATLWAIDRDAEALATLDGCVTRAVDICDAAAVAALIAEAPALDILFNCAGMVAAGTILDCSEEDWQRSFDLNATAMYRLIRAALPAMIAKGGGSIVNMASVAGSITGVPNRFAYGASKAAVIGLTKAVAADFVGQGIRCNAICPGTVDTSALHQRLRATGDYANALIAFNARQPMGRLGTAEEIAALALYLGSDESAFTTGQIHVIDGGWTV, encoded by the coding sequence ATGACTGGCAGGCTCGCGGGCAAGACGGCGCTGATCACCGGCGCCGCACATGGGATCGGTCGCGCCACTGCCGAGCGCTATATTCAGGAGGGCGCGACACTCTGGGCAATCGACCGCGACGCCGAAGCGCTCGCCACACTCGACGGGTGCGTGACGCGCGCCGTCGACATCTGCGACGCCGCGGCGGTCGCGGCGTTGATCGCCGAGGCGCCGGCGCTCGACATATTGTTCAACTGCGCCGGCATGGTCGCCGCCGGCACGATCCTCGATTGCTCCGAGGAAGACTGGCAGCGCTCGTTCGATCTCAACGCCACGGCGATGTACCGCCTCATCCGCGCGGCTCTGCCGGCGATGATCGCCAAAGGCGGCGGCTCGATCGTCAACATGGCCTCGGTGGCCGGCTCGATCACCGGGGTGCCCAACCGCTTCGCTTATGGCGCCTCGAAGGCGGCGGTGATCGGCCTCACCAAGGCAGTGGCCGCCGATTTCGTCGGCCAGGGCATTCGCTGCAACGCGATCTGCCCCGGTACGGTCGACACGTCCGCGCTCCACCAGCGGCTGCGCGCCACCGGTGATTACGCGAATGCACTGATCGCCTTCAACGCGCGCCAGCCGATGGGGCGGCTGGGCACGGCGGAGGAGATCGCCGCGCTGGCGCTGTATCTCGGCTCGGACGAATCGGCCTTCACCACCGGCCAGATCCACGTGATCGACGGCGGCTGGACCGTCTGA
- a CDS encoding aldo/keto reductase: MIPLRRLPGSGLALPELGFGTAPLGNLYRSVSDADAAATIAAALAAGIGYADTAPYYGFGLAEKRLGAGLAGQQAIVSTKVGRLLAPAEGPFPEERHGFRSAEPFEPVYDYSYDGVLRSHAASLARLGVERVDILLVHDIGRQTHGARHAERMAALTGGGLAALERLRDEGAITAFGIGVNECEVAMELLDRSPLDLILLAGRYTLLEQGALDAVLPRCAATGTGVVIGGPYNSGILAGRGLRADARYDYAAAPAPVLDKARRIEAACARHQVDLGAAALQFVLGHPGVASVVPGLASASEVAETMVRYTGAIPAQLWAELKHDGLLRADAPVPETKEIHTA; the protein is encoded by the coding sequence GTGATCCCGCTCCGGCGCTTGCCCGGCAGCGGCCTGGCGCTGCCCGAACTGGGGTTCGGCACCGCGCCGCTCGGCAATCTCTACCGGAGCGTTTCCGACGCGGATGCCGCCGCGACGATCGCCGCCGCGCTCGCCGCCGGGATCGGCTATGCCGACACCGCGCCTTATTACGGCTTCGGCCTTGCCGAGAAGCGGCTGGGGGCGGGGCTTGCCGGCCAGCAGGCGATCGTCTCGACCAAGGTGGGGCGGTTGCTCGCGCCAGCCGAGGGGCCGTTCCCGGAGGAACGCCACGGCTTCCGCTCGGCCGAGCCGTTCGAGCCGGTCTACGATTATTCCTATGACGGGGTGCTGCGCTCGCATGCGGCCAGCCTCGCGCGGCTCGGCGTCGAGCGGGTCGACATTCTGCTCGTCCACGATATCGGCCGCCAGACCCATGGCGCGCGCCACGCCGAGCGAATGGCCGCGCTGACCGGCGGCGGGCTTGCCGCGCTCGAACGGCTGCGCGACGAGGGCGCGATCACGGCGTTCGGGATCGGCGTCAACGAATGCGAAGTCGCGATGGAATTGCTCGATCGCAGCCCGCTCGATCTGATCCTCCTCGCGGGCCGCTACACCTTGCTCGAGCAAGGCGCGCTCGATGCGGTGCTGCCGCGCTGCGCGGCGACCGGCACCGGCGTGGTGATCGGCGGCCCTTATAATAGCGGGATATTGGCGGGGCGGGGGCTGCGTGCCGACGCGCGCTACGATTATGCGGCGGCCCCGGCGCCGGTGCTCGACAAGGCCCGCCGGATCGAGGCGGCCTGCGCGCGGCATCAGGTCGATCTCGGTGCTGCGGCGCTGCAGTTCGTGCTCGGCCATCCGGGGGTTGCCAGCGTGGTGCCCGGGCTGGCGAGCGCAAGCGAGGTCGCCGAGACCATGGTCCGCTACACTGGGGCGATACCGGCCCAGCTCTGGGCTGAACTCAAACACGACGGGCTGCTCCGCGCCGACGCGCCGGTCCCCGAGACAAAGGAGATTCATACGGCATGA
- the fucP gene encoding L-fucose:H+ symporter permease: MSVEARAPSDARGLSSGRTVALLPIVLIVALFFLWGVANNLNDVLIAHFKKLFTLSDLQAGLVQSAFYLGYFCLAIPAALFMRAYGYRAAVLAGLGLYGVGALLFWPAAGAQSYPFFLAALFVIAGGLAFLETSANPLIARLGPEETASRRLNLAQAFNPLGSMTGVVLGSQFILSGISVSPGQLAAMDPAARAAWRASEAASVQIPYLLIALVVIGWAVLIRVVRFPPVATERDVDEGVGAFGDFRALLREPRLMSGVIAQFFYVGAQVGVWSYLIRYTQVAVPGTGEHEAAGWLTLSLALFMVGRFAGAALMGRVAALPLLASFAGIAALLCVAAALVGGMPGVVALVATSFFMSIMFPTIFAESVAGLGPRTKSAAALLVMAIIGGAVLTALMGYVSDASGSILWAMLVPAGCFVVVLAFALQAKIRPA, translated from the coding sequence ATGAGCGTGGAAGCCAGAGCGCCGTCAGACGCACGGGGATTGTCGTCGGGGCGCACCGTAGCGCTGCTCCCGATCGTGCTGATCGTTGCCTTGTTCTTCCTGTGGGGCGTGGCGAACAATCTCAACGACGTGCTGATCGCGCATTTCAAGAAGCTGTTCACGCTGAGCGATCTGCAGGCAGGGCTCGTCCAGTCGGCTTTCTATCTCGGCTATTTCTGCCTCGCTATTCCCGCCGCCTTGTTCATGCGCGCTTATGGCTATCGCGCCGCGGTGCTGGCCGGGCTGGGGCTCTATGGCGTCGGCGCGCTGCTGTTCTGGCCGGCGGCCGGCGCGCAGAGCTATCCCTTCTTCCTCGCGGCCTTGTTCGTGATCGCCGGCGGGCTGGCCTTTCTCGAGACGTCCGCCAACCCGCTGATCGCGCGCCTCGGTCCCGAGGAGACCGCGTCGCGTCGGCTCAATCTTGCCCAGGCTTTCAACCCGCTCGGGTCGATGACCGGGGTGGTGCTCGGCAGCCAGTTCATCCTCTCGGGCATTTCGGTCTCGCCCGGCCAGCTCGCGGCGATGGACCCGGCGGCGCGCGCAGCGTGGCGCGCAAGCGAGGCCGCGTCGGTACAGATTCCCTATCTGCTGATCGCGCTCGTCGTCATCGGCTGGGCAGTACTGATCCGCGTCGTGCGCTTCCCCCCGGTGGCGACCGAGCGCGACGTGGACGAGGGTGTCGGCGCGTTCGGCGATTTCCGCGCATTGCTGCGCGAGCCGCGCCTGATGTCCGGGGTGATCGCGCAATTCTTCTATGTCGGCGCGCAGGTGGGGGTGTGGAGCTATCTGATCCGTTACACGCAGGTCGCCGTGCCGGGGACGGGCGAGCACGAGGCCGCGGGCTGGCTCACGCTCTCGCTGGCATTGTTCATGGTCGGTCGCTTCGCCGGTGCCGCGCTGATGGGCCGGGTCGCCGCGCTGCCGTTGCTGGCGAGCTTTGCCGGCATCGCCGCTTTGCTCTGCGTCGCCGCCGCCCTGGTGGGCGGGATGCCGGGTGTCGTGGCGCTGGTCGCGACGAGCTTCTTCATGTCGATCATGTTCCCGACGATTTTCGCCGAATCGGTGGCCGGGCTGGGGCCGCGCACCAAATCGGCAGCGGCGTTGCTGGTGATGGCGATCATCGGCGGCGCAGTCCTGACCGCGCTGATGGGCTATGTCTCGGATGCGAGCGGCTCGATCCTGTGGGCGATGCTGGTGCCGGCGGGCTGCTTCGTCGTGGTGCTGGCGTTCGCGCTGCAGGCGAAGATCCGACCGGCTTGA
- a CDS encoding IclR family transcriptional regulator: MKKVAEDKSEIDSRYRAPALEKGLDVLELLAIEARPMTLTAIVNRLDRSHGELFRMVQVLEFRGYIEQDPSNEGYRLTDRLFSLGMQQPRTRNLIEAALPVMRQLASSVGQSCHLALHTQGEMVVVARMESSEQLGFSVRVGYRRPLVQAASGLVLYAFQPEDVRRRWESLLDPPLDEAGLAAFRQHADEIRERQVELTPSKFVAGVTDISAPVMRGGMAAAALTVPYLKKLQSSVSPKETSELVQQAAAQISDQLVEGDSRI; the protein is encoded by the coding sequence GTGAAGAAGGTCGCTGAAGACAAGAGCGAGATCGACTCGCGCTATCGCGCACCCGCGCTCGAAAAGGGGCTCGACGTCCTCGAACTGCTGGCGATCGAGGCGCGACCGATGACGCTGACCGCCATCGTCAACCGGCTCGATCGCTCGCACGGCGAGCTGTTCCGGATGGTCCAGGTGCTCGAGTTCCGCGGCTATATCGAGCAGGACCCCTCGAACGAAGGCTATCGGCTCACCGACCGGCTGTTCTCGCTGGGGATGCAGCAGCCGCGCACCCGCAATCTGATCGAGGCGGCGCTGCCGGTGATGCGCCAGCTCGCGTCCAGCGTCGGCCAATCATGCCACCTCGCTCTGCATACCCAGGGCGAGATGGTCGTCGTCGCGCGGATGGAATCGAGCGAGCAGCTCGGTTTCTCGGTGCGCGTCGGCTATCGCCGGCCGCTGGTCCAGGCGGCGTCCGGGCTGGTGCTCTACGCGTTTCAGCCCGAGGACGTGCGCCGGCGCTGGGAGAGCCTGCTCGACCCGCCGCTCGACGAAGCCGGGCTCGCGGCGTTCCGCCAGCACGCCGACGAGATCCGCGAACGCCAGGTCGAACTCACCCCCAGCAAGTTCGTCGCGGGAGTGACCGACATCTCCGCGCCGGTGATGCGCGGCGGAATGGCGGCGGCGGCGCTCACCGTGCCCTATCTCAAGAAGCTCCAATCCTCGGTCTCGCCCAAAGAGACCAGCGAGCTGGTCCAGCAGGCGGCCGCGCAGATCTCCGACCAATTGGTCGAAGGCGACAGCCGGATCTGA
- a CDS encoding L-fuconate dehydratase, which produces MTTIRKIRVLDVRFPTSKMLDGSDAMNPDPDYSAAYCILETDGGLEGHGLTFTIGRGNDIVCAAIEALAPLVEGLDLDWIREDGARFWRHITGDSQLRWIGPEKGVIHLATGAVVNAVWDLLAKAAGKPLWQLIGEMSPAELIGLIDFRYITDCITPEEGLALLEARAPGKADRIATLRAKGYPAYTTSAGWLGYSDEKLERLCHEAVAEGFDHVKLKVGRSVEDDIRRVGIARRALGPDRKLMIDANQVWEVDQAIAHLGALAFADPWFIEEPTSPDDVEGHRQIREAVAPMRVATGEMCQNRVVFKQFIMRGAIDVVQIDACRLGGVNEVLSVLLMAAKYELPVCPHAGGVGLCEYVQHLAMIDYLAFAGTTEGRVIEYVDHLHEHFVDPCVIERGAYRAPTAPGFSIEMKASSLTNFAYRKGAALAANAAE; this is translated from the coding sequence ATGACGACCATCCGTAAAATACGCGTACTCGACGTGCGCTTCCCGACCTCGAAGATGCTCGACGGTTCGGACGCGATGAATCCCGATCCGGATTATTCGGCTGCCTATTGCATCCTCGAAACCGATGGCGGGCTCGAAGGCCACGGCCTCACCTTCACCATCGGACGGGGTAACGACATCGTCTGCGCGGCGATCGAGGCGCTGGCGCCGCTGGTCGAAGGGCTCGACCTCGACTGGATCCGCGAAGACGGCGCGCGCTTCTGGCGGCACATCACCGGCGACAGCCAGCTGCGCTGGATCGGCCCCGAGAAGGGCGTGATCCACCTCGCCACCGGCGCCGTCGTCAATGCCGTATGGGATTTGCTCGCCAAGGCGGCGGGCAAGCCGCTGTGGCAGCTGATCGGCGAGATGTCGCCCGCCGAGCTGATCGGGCTGATCGACTTTCGCTACATCACCGATTGCATCACGCCCGAGGAAGGGCTCGCGCTGCTCGAGGCGCGCGCGCCGGGCAAGGCCGATCGGATCGCGACGCTGCGCGCCAAAGGCTATCCGGCCTACACCACGTCGGCCGGCTGGCTCGGCTATTCGGACGAGAAGCTCGAACGACTGTGCCACGAGGCAGTTGCCGAGGGTTTCGACCATGTGAAATTGAAGGTCGGGCGATCGGTGGAGGATGATATCCGCCGCGTCGGGATCGCGCGGCGCGCGCTGGGTCCGGACCGCAAATTGATGATCGACGCCAACCAGGTTTGGGAAGTCGATCAGGCGATCGCCCATCTGGGTGCGCTCGCCTTCGCCGATCCGTGGTTCATCGAGGAACCGACCAGCCCCGACGATGTCGAGGGGCACCGCCAGATCCGCGAGGCCGTGGCGCCGATGCGCGTCGCCACCGGCGAGATGTGCCAGAACCGGGTGGTGTTCAAACAGTTCATCATGCGCGGCGCGATCGACGTGGTGCAGATCGACGCCTGCCGGCTGGGCGGCGTCAACGAAGTGCTCAGCGTTCTGCTGATGGCGGCGAAATACGAATTGCCGGTGTGCCCGCATGCCGGGGGCGTGGGCCTGTGCGAATATGTCCAGCATCTCGCAATGATCGACTATCTCGCCTTCGCGGGAACGACCGAGGGACGGGTGATCGAATATGTCGACCACCTCCACGAGCATTTCGTGGACCCGTGCGTGATCGAGCGCGGCGCCTATCGCGCACCCACCGCACCGGGCTTCTCGATCGAGATGAAAGCATCGAGCCTCACGAATTTCGCCTATCGCAAGGGTGCGGCGCTGGCGGCGAACGCGGCCGAATAG